From the genome of Papaver somniferum cultivar HN1 unplaced genomic scaffold, ASM357369v1 unplaced-scaffold_10, whole genome shotgun sequence:
TTAATTAAAAGGTTTCTCTAGAAAAAAAACTACATAAAAATCAAGTTATATTGGCGTAACTCAGTAGACCATTAAGGTACTTGTTCAACTTTACActattctttattttattaaatttttGATCCAAAGACTCAACTATACTGTAAATAATTATGTTGACTTAGCTACCGCCCTTACTGTTTGTCACTGGTCAGCCATGCAACTATTCACTATAATATACAAAACATTATTTCTGCGGGCTCTTTGTATTTGTGTCCTCAAGTAAAGCTTTCATTGTTTATATGGTAGGGCCGGCCGTGTGTGCAAGGCTTGATAGGCCGGCGTAAAAACTATGTTATACATTTATGAGATAATTTTTAGCCCACCTAATACTTGCTACTAGAAAAAGCTTTGGTTTGGTTTGATTCCATGAGAAACTAATTGCGATAATTTTCATATTCACGAGTATAAATTTTCTACCATTGCAACCCTTCTAAACAGACTGGGTACGGTGACGTAATAAATTCATAGGATTTCATTAGTGATCTCACAGTGATTCCCacttcttaatcttcttctttaatttccCCCAATtgtatattttgttattttcaattTTGTGCCCTAGATTGAAAATTAAATCGATTTCCCAATTTTTGGCGGAAGGACCAATTTTGCAGAAGATTTCACGTTGATTACTGGTAAGTAATTTACAGTTATAATTGCTTAGCTAGATTTGTTAGTAATTGATTGATTATGAGTCTCCATAGCTTCAATTTGCGTGAAATTTGTTGAATCCGATCGATTAATTAGAAATGAAAAAAGGTTACTCAGCTTGTTCTTCTGATTCTCCttcgtcgtcttcttcttctgccACTTCTTGTAATGAAGACAGGATCAGAAACTTGCCAGATCCTTTGATTCACCATATCCTATCTTTCATCTACACTAAATATGCTGTTCAGACTTGTGTTTTGTCTACAAGATGGCCATATATCTGGACTTCTCTGGCGGTATTAAAATTCTGTGACAGTGTTCATCGCGAAACATGGAATGAAGAAGAATGTCGAACCACCAAGCGCTTCATAAAGTTTGTGACAGACGTACTCAGTCGTCGTGATAACTCTGATATGCAAAGGTTTTCGCTGGAATGTTCTCTCAATTATTCGACTACTGATAGGTTGTATAAATGCATAAATAGATGTATCGCCACTGCTGTCAGCCATAATGTTCAGGAGCTATATATTCAGGTCACCCCTGAATGGTGTTTTGAGATTCCTGTTTGTCTATGTACATGTGAATCTTTGAAGAAGCTGGAGCTGGATGTGCGTGCTGCCGGTGAGGATTTAATTGGTTTCAGCCATATTACACTAGCTACCTTGTGAAATGAGTTTGCCTCAGCTCAAATCACTGTATCTAAGACCCGAAGATTTAATGTTTACTGATGATGAATTAACGAATAAGTTCTTTCCAAGTTTTCCTACTTTAGAGTCGTTGGTAATAGTTCTTCCGGGATCACCTGATTGCAGATCAACTGAATTTGTATTTGAAGGTATGGATCTTAAACTTTCTTTGCCTGAACTCAAGTATTTTGAGTTCATTAGTGCGGAAGATAGCTACCGGGGTTTGGTAAAAGGAAGTAATAGTGAGGTTACACTGAATGCTCCAAGTCTGTCATCCTTCATTCTGGACAGTTACATGTCAACCAGTTTCACTTTAGAGAATCTTTCATCTCTAGTCACTGCTGATAGCGAGATAAACATTTATAGGGAAGATGAATATTATGATGAGATTCAAGAGGATGTGAAAGAACTTGATGCCCAGCGTTTTGTGGGATTTTTCAGAGGGGTTCATAAAGTGAAAGTCTTAACATTAAGGCGTTCTTTCATGTTGGTATGTCTCTAATTAAACtttatatttttttctcaatTATTTCTAACCTTGTTTTCCTTGCTGGCTTTTTTGGTAGATAGTTataaatgtatttattttttttttattttttttgctcctGCCCTATGATCTCAGATTAAATAACCTTGTTATCATGTTCTGACACAAAGTATGAGTTAATCTTATACCAAACAGACCTAATTCAGATTGTATTTACACTGCCATAAAACTTGTTAAAGCAGATTATTAAGAATGTCAGAACTTGACGCAAATCGTGAGAAACATCAGATTAAATATTATACGAGTGTATATCTACACATGGCAGAGTAAGAAGTAGAGACAATATGGGATAGGCAAGTCATGCATCCTTGTCTAAGAAGCAACCTGCTATATTTGTCAAAATGGATCCAAGATGATTCCTGTACACGTTATTTTCAAAGGGTGGCTGCATTGCAGTAACCCAACTTCCTAGGTTGACGAAAGGTGGGTGCACTTGGGCGTTCACTTAGGGGCATCCCCCAGAAGTTGTAGTATAAAAATTGTTACATAAAGGGTAAAAATGTAGTTCACTTAGGGTAAAACGTTATCTTTTATAAAGTTTTATGCTTCAGTTTTTCTTGCTTTTTCTTTCTTACTGTTACTGTAGATTATCTGTTTGGCATAAAACTAACTACGCGCTCAGCAACAAGTTTATGGCAGTGTAAAATTTTAAATGCGATCTGATTGATGTCTGTCACTATCTTTTTGATGTACCAAGGCCTTAGCTGGAGCTCCTGATATATTTAGACAGTCAGCAGCTTGTTTTTTACAATTTACAACGTCTGGAGCTGTGGACCAACTTTTCGAAGGACTGCCTGCATTCCATATTGTACATATTAAAGATGTCTCCTAACATAGAATCTGTTTCCCTGAAGATATCACAGGTTTCAACTACATTGCTTTGAGTTTTTTATGTCACCCAAAGTAAAGCATTTCTTTAATGTTTGGTAATGCTTATTATCCAGCCATATTACGACGAGCAGAATCCACATTTTATTGAGAAAAGAAAAGAGTATCCATATTGTGACGAGGTAATCAAGCACTTTgtatgaatttttcataattacCGAACCCCAAATCTGAGAGCTATAATGTTTGGTTAGTTCTTACCATATTTGGTTATTGTGCAGGTAAAGTTTAATACAGAAAACATAGGAGACTACTGGGACACAGGGTTTTCTTTGCGGTGCATGATATGTCACCTAAAGTTTGTCAAGATCAAAGGTCttcttgggtgtgttgatgaactgAAGTTTTTAGAGATTCTCTTTAAACATGCAGCAGTATTGGAGAAAGTGGTACTAGCCAGTGATTCTAGTAAGCAAGACTCACTAAGGAAGAAACGAATGAAGAAATTTAGCGAGATGCTGCTAACTTTTCCAAGAGCATCTAAAAATATCATTATCTTGTGCAGATTTTGAGTAAGGTAACTTGGCCTAATTTTTTGTTGCAAGTTGATAGTTACTGATTAATGAAACTGGATATGGACCTTCAATCTTATGCTTGTTTTTGGTTCAATTAATGTTTTTTCCCTGTGAAAGATCATCAATGATTACATGTATCTTAGATGTTCTCTTTCCTAGTCACTCTTCTCAGGTGCACCTTGGTGGATCTGGGATGGGCAATTGCGGTCGTAGGCTTGAAACTTTTGAAAAGTGGGTTGTTTGCGCCAGATATCAGTTGTGTAAAAAATTCATTAGATTTAAAGGCATTCGATATCACTGTTTTAAGGTGATTCTCCATGGGAATCCGCAGAGTTGTGGACTCAAAAGAAGCTATTTATTTGGGTCATAGAGTTTCATATATTAAATCCGGAAGACATCTCTATAGTTTACAGCACATTTCTTTTACTAATTACGTTTTCTCAGTTATAATGATAGTACCCCCTTTCTCAAATTGGAACCAAAAACTTTTAGCTTTAGATGTTGCTAAAATTATTGGTTGGTATTTAATTCAGAAAACATAGTCGTCAAGGTTGTGGTTTCCTTGCATGCATTTCCCCAACTTTATCGAAATTCAACCAATCCAAGGACTACGTAACTGAACCAAAAAGCAAGCTCTGCTGAAAGACCTGCTCAGCTGTAGTTGGAATTCTTGGACAAGCTACTTGCATTTGTACGACCTTTTCTTTTCTCTAAGCGTAGACTCAAACGACAATCTCAAAGGACACTGGAGCCTCGCAACCTTGCCCCTACTCTGCTCTTACTCTCGCTTCAAATCTGCACCAGAAAGGATTCAAGATACTCAAGTACGCCAAACAAAAAGATAGTcatatttttataaatctaatcAACCAAGGACGTAAAGTGCATTTGCAAAATTTGAAAGCGTGCTTTTTGTTAGAACAATCCTACCTGCTTGAAAGaatataaaaagaaacaaaaaaaataaaaaagagatcAAATGATATTTCACGGATGTGGTGAGCTCAAATCGAACATATTCTTTCTCACGGCGTTTCCACAACATACTCCAATTCTTAAAGGTCACTCTTTGGCATGAGCGTGTCCAAACAATAGATTGAATCAATGTTTTGCTCTTGTAAAGATATTATATTGTTACCACTTCttcatgaaaaaatataataaaaaatccTCGTTATCCCATTTGAAACTGCAACAAAACTCAACAAAAAAACTCCTTTCTACCAAAAGCACTTAATTGAACTGTTGATATCGAAAGCTTAAAAGAGAGATAATATTAACTACGCAAGCTAATTTTTGGTCAATAGAAAGCTTGCTACGTCTTATAGttacaaaacaaagcttggctaagttagaTTAGATAAAGAGTGGTCGAAATTTGTCTAAGAGGGATAAATCTATGGCCGTGActttttcaactaaccattaaTTAGTGTCCTATTAATTACTCATGACGagtgattaattaatttttcatgataaatgttcattgaatgaatctaataaatacatatttttattaatgagtaagtttattaaaaactatatatatattgatcggtaAAGATTTTGGTGTTGGCGAGTTTCaaactcaggtaactggtatcatcacccaatgactttaccactgtaatACAGAGATcccggttaaaaattatattaataatttttaatggtggtagtgaaagaagcatTGGGTGGTGGAAACAATggcgggtatttgtgagtggtggagatgataacattactggtggtggaaaaaatagtgggcGTGGCTGGTTTTTACGTACGTTGGTGGATGTTAGTGCATAGTGGTGaacaataatagttttgtgtctttacaaaatgggaaacattttattgtgatagatgtagttggctatttttagcacaactggtaaggacaaaacacaaatatttaagaggatactaaatcatataagataaTATGATCATGACCGGAATCCCACTtatttatagtacccgatcgGATAAATCACTGTTTTTAGtatcaaaataaaattgattgcattTACAGAATACAAAACTAAGTTTGGAAAAGTTAGActagataaagaacgatcaaatttatatttgcagaacataaatctaccgTTATAAATGATCtcgtttaattaaaatttaataataaatgttcagTTTATAATTTCACAATAAATGTCTCTTtatttaatcaaataaatatgtttttgttgatacataataaatttatttgatattaaccatatcaataaacattaatggtggttgtgatggtgggcagtggtggggataatggtggtgggtattggtgagactggtggagtggtgacgttaatgtggtggtggaagaagtagtggtattaTGGGAAAAGGGGTCCTAAGATAAgtaaattaagcactaatggtggtggtggtggtggatcggcggtggggataatggtggtgggtattggtgagactggttacgataatgtggtggtggaagaaatagtggtagtagggtgagaaaaggtgtcctaagataggtaaattatttgtcacccttggttaatttttctttgttttgttttagtttgattttatttttcaaattactttttttatttatttaaaattaaaacaatttttaaaggccatatttttccaaaaaagaagatgttgtgttTTAAGATTTACCGGGTAGGGggcaaaaagaaaaatgaaacctataaaaaagtTGACCAAACACAAGACTACACACGAATTAGttgtaatcggttcagtttctcacatctctctttaatccttttttttgtcatggtttctgtttTTGTCAATATTTCTTCCCTAGttcatgggattatgcaaggctacAGGTGAATTAATTTtaatcgattcagtttctcacatctctttttaatcctcttttttgtcatgatttctgtttttgtcatttctccccaacttcgtgtaattatgtATGCtggagaaatagttcatgataataggtaaagaaacaagaaaagaaatggatcaagaattaaatattactataaattttaagaaaatgaataaacacaaatgtATATAAATTGGGAACctaacaatttatatcaaagagaaaaattaaattctaatgctaacata
Proteins encoded in this window:
- the LOC113326955 gene encoding uncharacterized protein LOC113326955: MSLPQLKSLYLRPEDLMFTDDELTNKFFPSFPTLESLVIVLPGSPDCRSTEFVFEGMDLKLSLPELKYFEFISAEDSYRGLVKGSNSEVTLNAPSLSSFILDSYMSTSFTLENLSSLVTADSEINIYREDEYYDEIQEDVKELDAQRFVGFFRGVHKVKVLTLRRSFMLLELLIYLDSQQLVFYNLQRLELWTNFSKDCLHSILYILKMSPNIESVSLKISQPYYDEQNPHFIEKRKEYPYCDEVKFNTENIGDYWDTGFSLRCMICHLKFVKIKGLLGCVDELKFLEILFKHAAVLEKVVLASDSSKQDSLRKKRMKKFSEMLLTFPRASKNIIILCRF